In one Anaerolineales bacterium genomic region, the following are encoded:
- a CDS encoding ABC-F family ATP-binding cassette domain-containing protein encodes MLTATQIRKTYGDNVILDGVTLSLNPGERAGLVGPNGCGKTTLLRILAGIDSPDSGSVRKPNALRIGYLPQGLVLPPDETLAGYLDRAQGDLPRLTAKVERLAAALAQLPGDTSLHTAYDQALSRLAAAGEGSGAAIDALAALGLDHIPSGEKISTLSGGQKTRLALAGVLLGHPQLLLLDEPTNYLDLAMLEWLEKWLNGFRGVALVVSHDRAFLDRAVTRILELDERTRAIREYEGNYSAYRWAKAAERARLAQAYSDQEAQIAELRSAAVHLRGIARFRKGGKADSGDKFARGFFANRGAGTVKRAKQIERRIERLFAENRVEKPGWEWGMKLEFEPAASGNFVLSLESLSAGYSNTVILEGVNLQLWRGARAVITGANGSGKTTLLRTIAGALPPLAGRVRIGSNVRIGFIAQEQETLDPGKDALQTVQAEIAADETDARRFLHCFLFSGDDVFTPVGSLSYGERARLQLALLAARGSNFLLLDEPINHLDIPSRERFEEALRAFPGTVLAAVHDRYFIERMAGEVWAVGNGIVRKLG; translated from the coding sequence ATGCTAACCGCCACTCAAATCCGAAAAACCTACGGCGACAACGTCATCCTCGACGGCGTCACCCTCAGCCTCAATCCGGGCGAGCGCGCGGGCCTGGTCGGCCCCAACGGCTGCGGAAAAACCACCCTGCTGCGGATCCTGGCCGGAATCGATTCCCCCGATTCCGGCTCCGTCCGCAAGCCGAACGCCCTGCGCATCGGATACCTCCCGCAGGGGCTCGTCCTTCCGCCCGACGAGACCCTCGCCGGGTATCTGGACCGCGCCCAAGGCGACTTGCCCCGGCTCACCGCCAAGGTGGAACGCCTGGCGGCGGCTTTGGCGCAGCTGCCGGGTGACACCTCACTGCACACGGCCTACGACCAGGCGCTCAGTCGGCTCGCCGCCGCCGGCGAGGGATCCGGCGCGGCGATCGACGCGCTGGCCGCGCTCGGTTTGGACCATATCCCTTCCGGGGAAAAAATCTCCACCCTCTCCGGCGGGCAGAAGACCCGCCTGGCGCTGGCCGGCGTGCTGCTCGGGCATCCTCAGCTGCTGCTGCTCGACGAACCGACCAACTACCTCGATCTGGCGATGCTCGAATGGCTCGAAAAGTGGCTGAACGGATTTCGCGGCGTTGCACTGGTGGTATCCCACGACCGGGCTTTCCTCGACCGGGCGGTCACCCGGATCCTGGAACTGGACGAGCGGACCCGCGCGATCCGGGAGTACGAGGGCAACTACTCCGCCTACCGCTGGGCGAAAGCCGCCGAACGCGCACGCCTGGCGCAGGCGTATTCCGACCAGGAGGCGCAGATCGCCGAACTGCGCAGCGCGGCAGTCCATTTGCGGGGGATCGCCCGCTTCCGCAAAGGCGGCAAGGCGGATTCGGGGGACAAATTCGCGCGCGGATTCTTCGCCAACCGCGGTGCGGGGACGGTGAAGCGCGCCAAGCAGATCGAGCGCCGGATCGAGCGCTTGTTCGCCGAAAACCGCGTGGAAAAACCCGGCTGGGAGTGGGGGATGAAGCTGGAGTTCGAGCCAGCCGCCTCCGGGAACTTCGTCCTTTCACTCGAGAGCCTCTCTGCAGGGTATTCCAACACCGTTATCCTCGAGGGAGTCAATCTCCAGCTGTGGCGCGGCGCGCGGGCGGTGATCACCGGCGCCAACGGCAGCGGCAAGACGACCCTACTGCGGACGATCGCTGGCGCGCTGCCGCCGCTCGCCGGCCGGGTGCGGATCGGGTCCAACGTGCGGATCGGATTCATAGCCCAGGAGCAGGAAACACTCGATCCGGGCAAGGACGCGCTCCAAACCGTCCAGGCCGAGATCGCCGCCGACGAGACCGACGCCCGCCGCTTCCTGCATTGCTTCCTCTTCTCCGGCGACGACGTCTTCACCCCGGTCGGCTCGCTTTCCTACGGCGAACGCGCCCGGCTGCAGCTGGCGCTGCTGGCGGCCCGCGGCAGCAACTTCCTCCTGCTCGACGAGCCGATCAACCACCTCGATATCCCCTCCCGGGAGCGGTTCGAAGAGGCGTTGCGCGCCTTCCCGGGGACCGTCCTGGCCGCGGTGCACGACCGGTATTTCATCGAGCGGATGGCAGGCGAAGTCTGGGCCGTAGGCAACGGGATCGTCAGGAAGCTGGGATAG
- a CDS encoding ABC transporter permease — MKNILEYLRVVGVLARKDIVQGIKNRNILVLFFSVAFLILFYKALPSLSAGKNPISVFIYDAGNSAYTGRLEEASGLEVRSDFPSEEEMKRRLALGDRPELGLVIPAGFDDIAAGGDAPPLRGIVAYWLSGEEVAGLKAEVEEAIAAVWGTGVSIAIDKSVVYGPVDDEGAGTQAAMALIFSLTMIGISLVPHLMFDEKQARTLDVLLVSPASATQIAAGKLLAGLFYSGTVAALAVIVNHSLIVHWGLFLVILAVYAIFCVSMGLILGTAMESRAQFAVWAWLIILPLFMPVILYLLRELIPDAVMRVLPVIPSVTAYLAMRYVFAQPITLGAPLLGLGWVIVCTGIELAVVSWLLRRRDRADESKLRKKNGVPPAQVQPEEAFRPPARTTPQEDSGTKNDAPESSCGRAALRITAAIALKDVREAFRNRLIFSVMIGTAFLAVNGSLLPALINRGSPPSAVVFDEGKSAAFREAVGEIDGRLVAAASREDMEMRVVEATGIWIGFVLPADFDALVQSRAEIRLEAYAAHWADPEKTAQDAVHFSEQLSLAASTDVKITMAEEGLYPSADSSGRPLINLLTQILMLAVVGFAIVPLLFVEEKESRTMDILRVSPAGYVQILVGKLLAGMTYGLFVGIVIALMNLKQIVHWDVLALTLFLGALFVVSVGTLVGVLADSPTAAAFWGSPLFILVVLPLLFETFLVGVWPAWLTDLLSWFPTSVIMRMFRLAIAGEAPAQMVWQSAAVLAAVSAVFYALAGWIMRRKHGV; from the coding sequence ATGAAAAATATTCTGGAATATCTGCGGGTCGTCGGCGTGCTGGCCCGGAAGGACATCGTCCAGGGAATTAAGAACAGGAACATCCTGGTGCTGTTCTTCTCGGTCGCGTTCCTCATCCTCTTCTACAAAGCGCTTCCCTCGCTGTCCGCCGGCAAAAATCCGATCTCCGTTTTCATCTATGATGCCGGCAACTCCGCGTACACCGGCCGCCTGGAAGAAGCTTCGGGGTTGGAGGTGAGATCGGATTTTCCCTCCGAAGAGGAGATGAAGCGCCGTCTGGCGCTGGGCGATCGCCCGGAGCTCGGCCTGGTGATCCCGGCCGGCTTCGACGACATCGCGGCGGGGGGCGACGCGCCGCCCCTGCGCGGCATCGTCGCCTACTGGCTGAGCGGGGAAGAGGTCGCCGGGCTGAAGGCCGAAGTGGAAGAAGCGATCGCCGCCGTTTGGGGTACGGGCGTATCCATCGCGATCGACAAAAGCGTCGTCTATGGGCCGGTGGACGACGAGGGCGCCGGAACCCAGGCCGCGATGGCGCTGATCTTTTCGCTGACGATGATCGGGATCAGCCTGGTGCCGCACCTGATGTTTGACGAGAAGCAGGCTCGCACGCTCGACGTGCTGCTTGTCTCTCCGGCGAGCGCCACCCAGATAGCGGCGGGGAAGCTGCTGGCCGGCTTGTTCTACTCCGGCACGGTGGCTGCGCTGGCGGTGATCGTCAACCACAGCCTGATCGTCCATTGGGGGCTGTTTCTGGTTATTTTGGCGGTGTATGCGATATTTTGCGTGTCGATGGGGCTGATCCTCGGAACCGCGATGGAATCCCGGGCCCAATTCGCCGTCTGGGCCTGGCTGATCATCCTGCCGCTGTTCATGCCGGTCATCCTCTACCTGCTGCGCGAGTTGATCCCCGACGCGGTCATGCGCGTGCTGCCCGTTATCCCCTCCGTCACGGCGTATCTCGCGATGCGATACGTATTCGCCCAGCCGATCACGCTCGGCGCGCCCCTGCTGGGGCTGGGCTGGGTTATCGTTTGCACGGGAATCGAGCTTGCGGTCGTCTCCTGGCTGTTGCGGCGGAGGGATCGGGCGGACGAATCCAAGCTCAGGAAAAAGAACGGCGTTCCCCCCGCACAAGTACAGCCGGAGGAAGCATTCCGCCCGCCGGCGCGCACGACTCCGCAGGAAGATTCCGGGACGAAGAACGATGCGCCGGAATCTTCCTGCGGACGCGCTGCTCTGCGGATCACGGCGGCGATCGCGCTCAAGGACGTGCGCGAAGCATTCCGCAACCGGCTCATCTTTTCGGTGATGATCGGTACGGCGTTCCTGGCGGTCAACGGGAGCCTGTTGCCGGCGCTGATCAACCGGGGCAGCCCGCCGTCGGCGGTCGTCTTCGACGAGGGAAAATCGGCCGCTTTCCGAGAGGCGGTCGGGGAGATCGACGGCCGGCTGGTGGCGGCGGCATCGCGCGAGGATATGGAAATGCGGGTTGTGGAGGCCACCGGCATTTGGATCGGGTTCGTGCTCCCGGCTGATTTCGACGCGCTTGTGCAAAGCCGGGCCGAGATCCGGCTCGAAGCCTACGCCGCGCACTGGGCGGATCCGGAAAAAACCGCGCAGGATGCCGTCCATTTTTCCGAACAACTCAGCCTTGCCGCATCCACCGATGTGAAGATCACCATGGCCGAGGAGGGTTTGTATCCGTCGGCTGATTCCTCAGGGCGGCCGCTGATCAACCTGCTCACCCAGATCCTGATGCTGGCGGTGGTCGGATTCGCGATCGTGCCGCTGCTTTTCGTGGAGGAGAAGGAATCGCGCACGATGGACATCCTCAGGGTCTCCCCCGCAGGGTACGTGCAGATCTTGGTCGGCAAGCTGCTCGCCGGGATGACCTACGGCCTGTTTGTCGGGATCGTGATCGCGCTGATGAACCTTAAGCAGATCGTCCACTGGGACGTTCTGGCGTTGACCCTGTTCCTCGGTGCGCTGTTCGTGGTCTCGGTCGGAACGCTGGTCGGCGTGCTGGCGGATTCGCCGACCGCCGCGGCGTTCTGGGGCAGCCCGCTCTTCATTCTCGTGGTCCTCCCGTTGCTCTTCGAAACCTTCTTAGTCGGAGTCTGGCCGGCTTGGCTGACGGATCTGCTCTCCTGGTTTCCGACTTCCGTGATCATGCGCATGTTCCGGCTCGCGATCGCGGGCGAAGCGCCGGCGCAGATGGTGTGGCAGTCCGCCGCGGTGCTGGCGGCCGTCTCGGCGGTTTTCTACGCGTTGGCGGGATGGATCATGCGGAGGAAGCACGGCGTGTAG
- a CDS encoding ABC transporter ATP-binding protein, which produces MNAIETHELSRDFGTVKAVDRITFSAAAGELFGFLGPNGAGKTTTIRILTGQLRPTSGSAKVAGYDAVTERAELKRRIGVVFEYQNLYERMSAIENLHFIADLYGASRKRVAQVLEQVGLAERACEPIKRFSNGMKQRLLIARALIPRPQVLFLDEPTRGLDPAVARDVRSIIAGLARSGTTVFLTTHYMEEADRLCARVAILDRGRIVAMDAPAALKAAHGGPQGTLEDVFLKLTGSPMPVEPQ; this is translated from the coding sequence ATGAACGCCATCGAAACGCACGAACTGAGCAGGGATTTCGGAACCGTGAAAGCGGTCGACCGGATCACGTTCTCCGCCGCGGCGGGCGAGCTCTTCGGCTTCCTCGGGCCCAACGGCGCGGGCAAGACGACCACCATCCGGATCCTCACCGGCCAACTGCGGCCGACCTCCGGGAGCGCGAAGGTGGCCGGATACGACGCGGTCACCGAACGGGCGGAGCTCAAGCGGCGGATCGGCGTCGTCTTCGAATACCAGAACCTCTACGAGCGGATGTCCGCGATCGAAAACCTGCACTTCATCGCCGACCTGTACGGCGCTTCCCGCAAGCGGGTCGCGCAGGTGCTGGAGCAGGTGGGGCTGGCGGAGCGGGCGTGTGAGCCGATCAAGCGCTTTTCCAACGGTATGAAACAGCGTCTGCTGATCGCGCGGGCGCTGATCCCCCGTCCGCAAGTGCTCTTCCTCGACGAGCCGACCCGCGGGCTGGATCCCGCTGTGGCGCGCGACGTCCGCTCGATTATCGCCGGCCTGGCCCGGAGCGGCACGACGGTCTTCCTCACCACACACTACATGGAGGAGGCCGACCGGCTCTGCGCGCGGGTGGCGATCCTCGACCGCGGGCGGATCGTCGCCATGGATGCGCCGGCCGCCCTTAAAGCCGCGCATGGCGGGCCGCAGGGGACCTTGGAGGACGTATTCCTCAAACTCACCGGATCCCCGATGCCCGTGGAACCGCAGTAA
- a CDS encoding LytTR family transcriptional regulator DNA-binding domain-containing protein produces MIELRNVQKVLGGKTVLDIPELAVGAGETAGVFGLEDSGRDALFALLIGRIRPTLGTVRLGGADPAQSRERFSRLSGIVFTEDALYKNLSARANLEFQADLFGTPKARIDEVLAQVGLADQESVSAGKLPPGLQRRLAFGRAVLHRPKALVLEELFARCDEATIMLLESLVRAEAESGTAVLLLSSTSARLAPLCFRIYNLQQGRLLETKFESEDAGRRAFKLPVKLEDKVVLLNPVEILYADAGEGRISLVTPEGRLPTQYTLADLENKLSRSGFFRAHRSILVNLQHVKEVIPYTRNSYSIRLDDAAGTKIPLSKSAAAELKAFFGY; encoded by the coding sequence ATGATCGAGCTCCGCAACGTCCAGAAGGTCCTCGGCGGCAAGACCGTCCTCGACATCCCCGAGCTCGCCGTCGGCGCGGGCGAAACGGCGGGCGTGTTCGGGCTCGAGGACAGCGGCCGCGACGCGTTGTTCGCCCTGCTGATCGGCCGCATCCGCCCGACGCTCGGCACGGTCAGGCTCGGCGGAGCGGACCCCGCGCAGTCCCGGGAGCGGTTCAGCCGCCTCTCGGGAATCGTGTTCACCGAAGACGCGCTGTATAAAAACCTTTCCGCGCGCGCCAATCTGGAATTTCAAGCGGATTTATTCGGAACGCCGAAAGCCAGGATCGATGAGGTCCTGGCGCAGGTCGGGCTGGCGGACCAGGAATCGGTATCCGCCGGAAAATTGCCGCCGGGTTTACAGCGTCGGCTGGCCTTCGGGCGCGCCGTCCTTCACCGGCCGAAGGCGCTGGTCCTTGAGGAACTCTTTGCCCGCTGCGATGAAGCCACGATCATGCTCCTGGAAAGTTTGGTCCGGGCTGAGGCGGAGAGCGGAACCGCCGTCCTGCTGCTGTCGAGTACGTCCGCCCGGCTGGCACCGCTATGCTTCCGGATCTATAACCTCCAACAGGGGCGCCTGCTGGAAACCAAGTTCGAATCGGAGGATGCCGGACGCCGGGCCTTCAAACTGCCGGTAAAACTTGAAGATAAAGTCGTCCTGCTCAATCCCGTCGAAATCCTCTATGCCGACGCTGGCGAAGGCCGGATTTCCCTCGTCACCCCCGAGGGACGGTTGCCGACGCAGTACACGCTGGCCGATCTGGAAAACAAACTATCTCGCAGCGGCTTCTTCCGGGCCCACCGCAGCATCCTGGTGAATCTGCAGCACGTCAAGGAAGTGATTCCCTACACCCGCAACAGTTACAGCATCCGCCTGGACGATGCCGCGGGGACGAAAATCCCGCTGAGCAAGTCCGCGGCCGCGGAACTCAAGGCCTTTTTCGGCTATTAA